The proteins below are encoded in one region of Avibacterium volantium:
- a CDS encoding SDR family oxidoreductase, which translates to MGFLTGKRILITGLASNRSIAYGIAAAMKREGAELAFTYLNDKLKPRVEEFAKEFGSDIILPLDVASDENITHCFAELSKHWEKFDGFVHAIAFAPGDQLDGDYVNAATREGFRIAHDISAYSFVAMAQAARPMLNPNSGLVTLTYLGAERAIPNYNVMCLAKASLEASTRVMAADLGKDGIRVNAISAGPIRTLAASGIKNFKKMLATFENTAPLRRTVTIEDVGNSAAFLCSDLASGVTGEVLHVDAGFSITAMSELGAE; encoded by the coding sequence ATGGGTTTCTTAACTGGTAAACGTATTTTAATCACAGGTTTAGCAAGCAATCGTTCTATTGCTTATGGGATTGCGGCTGCAATGAAACGTGAGGGCGCAGAATTAGCTTTCACTTATTTAAATGATAAATTAAAACCACGTGTAGAAGAATTTGCCAAAGAATTTGGTTCAGACATCATTCTTCCCCTTGATGTGGCGAGCGATGAAAATATCACTCACTGTTTTGCGGAATTAAGCAAACATTGGGAAAAATTTGATGGCTTCGTACACGCCATCGCGTTCGCACCAGGTGATCAGTTAGATGGCGATTATGTAAACGCCGCAACACGCGAAGGTTTCCGCATTGCTCACGACATCAGCGCATACAGCTTTGTCGCAATGGCACAAGCTGCACGCCCTATGCTTAATCCAAATTCAGGTTTGGTAACACTCACCTACTTAGGCGCTGAGCGTGCAATTCCAAACTATAACGTAATGTGTTTAGCAAAAGCCTCTCTTGAAGCCAGCACCCGTGTGATGGCGGCAGACTTAGGTAAAGATGGTATCCGTGTAAATGCGATTTCAGCTGGCCCAATCCGTACGCTCGCAGCATCTGGCATTAAAAACTTCAAGAAAATGTTAGCAACCTTTGAAAATACTGCACCATTACGCCGTACTGTAACCATTGAAGATGTGGGTAATTCAGCAGCGTTCTTATGCTCTGATTTAGCTTCAGGGGTAACAGGTGAAGTGTTGCACGTTGATGCAGGTTTCAGCATTACCGCAATGAGCGAATTAGGTGCGGAATAA
- the rnb gene encoding exoribonuclease II: protein MFQNNPLLSQLKQQIRDSKPVVEGVVRGSDKAFGFLETEKKSYFIPPAAMKKVMHGDKIKARIETIGDKEQAEPEELLEPMLTRFIAKVRFNKDKKLQVLVDHPQINQPIGANKAKAVTEDLQEGDWVVAELKTHPLRDDRFLFAQITQFICQKDDEFAPWWVTLARHQQSRYPVQGQESYTMLDQQTREDLTALHFVTIDSESTQDMDDALYIETLEENGQAVGWKLVVAIADPTAYIDENSLIEQEAKQRCFTNYLPGFNIPMLPRELSDELCSLMENEVRPALVCTIEIDQQGNIRNKPVFQSANVQSKAKLAYNKVSDYLEQQENAWQPEDPATKNQIDLLHQFTLARIQWRKTHSLLFKEKPDYSFKLAENGKVAEIVAEYRRIANQIVEESMILANICAAQYLNETAQCGIFNTHSGFDQKNLAAAQQFLLSQLANEENEAELKDRYSSENLATLEGYCRMRHDIEPIEGDYLELRLRRYLTFAEFKADLAPHFGLGLQGYATWTSPIRKYSDMINHRLIKASLTTQQYHRPADDVLQRLQEARRQNRLIERDIADWLYCRYLADKVENNLQFEAEIQDVMRGGLRVLLLENGASMFIPASTIHNNKEEMQVNPDEIALYIKGEKAYKIGDKIQVQLTEVKEETRSIIGQVLV, encoded by the coding sequence ATGTTTCAAAATAACCCCTTACTTTCCCAATTAAAACAGCAAATTCGTGATAGCAAACCTGTGGTTGAAGGCGTGGTGCGCGGTTCAGACAAGGCATTCGGCTTTTTAGAAACGGAGAAAAAAAGCTATTTCATTCCCCCTGCTGCAATGAAAAAAGTGATGCATGGTGATAAAATCAAAGCGCGCATTGAAACCATTGGCGATAAAGAACAAGCCGAACCAGAAGAATTGCTTGAGCCAATGCTAACCCGTTTTATCGCCAAAGTGCGGTTCAATAAAGACAAAAAATTGCAAGTGCTGGTGGATCACCCCCAAATCAATCAACCCATTGGCGCAAATAAAGCCAAAGCGGTAACGGAAGATCTGCAAGAAGGCGATTGGGTGGTGGCAGAATTAAAAACGCACCCACTGCGTGATGATCGCTTTTTGTTCGCTCAAATCACACAGTTCATTTGCCAAAAAGACGATGAATTTGCCCCTTGGTGGGTAACCCTCGCGCGCCATCAGCAATCGCGCTACCCTGTTCAAGGGCAAGAAAGTTACACAATGCTCGATCAACAAACTCGTGAAGATTTGACCGCACTTCATTTCGTGACTATCGACAGCGAAAGCACGCAAGATATGGACGATGCGCTTTATATCGAAACCTTGGAAGAAAATGGACAAGCAGTGGGCTGGAAATTAGTGGTGGCGATTGCCGATCCAACCGCTTACATTGACGAAAATTCACTGATTGAACAAGAAGCCAAGCAGCGTTGTTTTACCAATTATCTACCAGGTTTCAACATTCCAATGTTGCCGCGTGAGCTTTCTGATGAGCTTTGTTCTCTCATGGAAAATGAAGTGCGCCCCGCGTTGGTTTGCACCATTGAAATTGATCAACAAGGCAATATTCGTAACAAACCCGTTTTCCAATCCGCCAATGTACAATCTAAGGCGAAGTTGGCGTACAACAAGGTTTCAGATTATTTAGAACAACAAGAAAATGCGTGGCAGCCAGAAGATCCTGCCACGAAAAATCAAATTGATTTGCTACACCAATTCACCCTTGCGCGTATTCAATGGCGCAAAACCCACTCTTTATTATTTAAAGAAAAGCCAGATTACAGCTTTAAATTAGCGGAAAACGGCAAGGTGGCGGAGATCGTGGCAGAATATCGCCGCATTGCGAACCAAATCGTGGAAGAATCAATGATTTTAGCTAATATTTGTGCCGCACAATATCTCAATGAAACGGCACAATGTGGCATTTTCAACACGCACAGCGGCTTTGATCAAAAAAACCTTGCAGCTGCACAGCAATTTCTTCTTTCACAATTAGCCAATGAAGAAAATGAAGCAGAACTCAAAGATCGTTATTCTAGCGAAAACTTAGCCACCCTCGAAGGCTACTGCCGTATGCGCCACGATATTGAACCTATTGAAGGAGATTATCTTGAACTGCGCCTGCGCCGCTATCTCACTTTTGCTGAATTTAAAGCGGATCTTGCTCCGCACTTTGGTTTAGGGTTGCAAGGCTACGCCACTTGGACATCACCAATCCGTAAATATTCGGATATGATCAATCACCGTTTAATCAAAGCGAGCCTGACCACTCAGCAATATCACAGACCAGCAGACGATGTGTTGCAACGCTTACAAGAAGCACGCCGTCAAAACCGTTTAATTGAACGAGATATTGCCGACTGGCTATACTGCCGTTATTTAGCCGACAAAGTGGAAAACAACCTACAATTTGAAGCGGAAATCCAAGATGTTATGCGTGGCGGATTGCGTGTGTTATTGTTAGAAAACGGCGCATCAATGTTTATCCCCGCTTCCACTATTCACAATAACAAGGAAGAAATGCAGGTAAACCCAGACGAAATAGCCCTTTATATCAAAGGCGAAAAAGCCTATAAAATCGGCGATAAAATCCAAGTGCAGCTCACGGAAGTGAAAGAGGAAACACGAAGTATTATCGGACAGGTTTTGGTTTAG
- a CDS encoding porin, translating into MKKTLIALAVTAMISATANATVIYEKEGTKIDLDGRMHFELRNDANNRTDLRDVGSRVRVRAYQELGAGFSAYGGVELRFSNDNGDAGSIGSNLRTHRLYAGLIQKDIGILTFGSQLHLGDHIPKANYTYEWGSNILFDGHKKAAHFMSAKFAGVRFATDYYFGQANKANNKSSGTTAWNEGQGYGVGLFYDNTFGDFGVRFGAGYTTVTQSSDGTKANEFKLKRSGIGLELKYNIVRVGFDWAHGKVSKSDKESGNLVFQKIAGYNEQLNRIDRFLLGVKVDVTKQNAVYGQYYFAKGKKADASLEPLKMRGWMVGADHRFNKNFVVYLEGGKGKVKQGGKVLNKDGKANHRVALGARFLF; encoded by the coding sequence ATGAAAAAGACACTTATCGCATTAGCTGTAACAGCAATGATTTCAGCCACCGCAAATGCCACCGTAATCTATGAAAAAGAAGGCACAAAAATTGATTTAGATGGACGTATGCACTTTGAATTGCGTAATGATGCTAATAATCGCACGGATTTACGTGATGTTGGTTCCCGTGTTCGTGTAAGAGCTTATCAGGAATTAGGTGCTGGTTTCTCAGCTTATGGTGGTGTGGAATTACGATTCTCAAATGATAATGGAGATGCGGGAAGTATTGGCTCAAATTTACGAACCCATCGCTTATATGCAGGGCTTATCCAAAAAGATATAGGTATATTAACCTTTGGTAGCCAATTACATTTGGGGGATCATATTCCTAAAGCAAACTATACCTATGAATGGGGTAGCAATATTTTATTTGATGGACATAAAAAAGCTGCGCACTTTATGTCTGCAAAATTTGCAGGTGTTCGTTTTGCGACGGATTATTACTTTGGACAAGCAAATAAAGCCAATAATAAATCAAGTGGTACGACAGCCTGGAACGAAGGTCAAGGCTATGGGGTAGGTTTATTCTATGACAATACATTCGGTGATTTTGGTGTACGTTTTGGAGCAGGTTATACAACCGTAACACAATCTTCAGATGGTACTAAAGCAAACGAATTTAAACTAAAACGCTCAGGTATTGGTTTGGAATTGAAATATAACATTGTTCGTGTCGGTTTTGACTGGGCACATGGAAAAGTATCTAAATCAGATAAAGAAAGTGGTAATTTAGTTTTCCAAAAAATTGCTGGCTATAACGAACAACTCAATAGAATCGATCGCTTCTTGCTTGGTGTTAAAGTTGATGTCACAAAACAAAATGCTGTTTATGGTCAATATTATTTCGCAAAAGGTAAAAAAGCAGACGCTTCATTAGAGCCCCTTAAAATGCGTGGTTGGATGGTTGGTGCGGATCATCGCTTTAATAAAAACTTTGTTGTATATCTTGAAGGTGGTAAAGGTAAAGTTAAACAAGGTGGTAAAGTGCTTAACAAAGATGGAAAAGCAAATCACCGTGTTGCATTGGGGGCACGCTTCCTATTCTAA
- the epmA gene encoding elongation factor P--(R)-beta-lysine ligase, whose amino-acid sequence MTENEQWRPTGSIQNLLARAKIMAEIRRFFTDRGLLEVETPILSEFGVTDVHLATFSTEFTSPFKHQSKTLWLSTSPEYPMKRLLAAGSGAIFQLCKVFRNEESGRKHNPEFTMLEWYRPHFDMYRLINEVDDLLQQILDCEPAESMSYQFAFQEYVGLDPLSASREELIAKAKEHHLEQAENEDRDTLLQFLFSTVVEPKIGQERPVAIYHFPATQAALAQISSEDHRVAERFEFYYKGIELANGFNELTDANEQRHRFEQDNRQREKLGLPTRQLDERFLAALKAGVPNCAGVALGVDRLIMIALGAENISEVISFNIENA is encoded by the coding sequence ATGACAGAAAATGAACAATGGCGACCAACGGGCAGTATTCAAAATTTATTAGCCCGCGCCAAAATTATGGCCGAAATTCGCCGCTTTTTTACTGATCGCGGTTTATTAGAAGTAGAAACCCCAATTTTAAGTGAATTTGGGGTAACAGATGTGCATCTTGCCACCTTTAGCACAGAATTTACTTCTCCTTTTAAACATCAATCGAAAACCCTATGGCTTTCTACTAGCCCAGAATACCCAATGAAACGCCTACTTGCCGCTGGCAGTGGTGCGATTTTTCAGCTTTGCAAAGTGTTCCGTAATGAAGAATCGGGCAGAAAACATAATCCCGAGTTTACAATGCTGGAATGGTATCGCCCACATTTTGATATGTACCGCCTGATTAATGAAGTTGATGATCTGCTACAACAAATTCTGGATTGCGAACCTGCAGAAAGTATGAGCTATCAATTTGCGTTCCAAGAATATGTAGGGCTTGATCCACTTTCTGCTTCTCGCGAAGAGTTAATTGCCAAAGCGAAAGAGCATCATCTGGAACAAGCGGAAAATGAAGACAGAGATACCTTGCTGCAATTTTTATTCAGCACCGTGGTTGAACCGAAAATCGGGCAGGAACGCCCTGTTGCTATTTATCATTTTCCTGCAACCCAAGCGGCATTAGCACAAATTAGCTCGGAAGATCACCGCGTGGCGGAGCGTTTTGAGTTCTACTATAAAGGCATTGAGCTAGCGAACGGCTTTAATGAACTCACCGATGCAAATGAACAACGCCATCGCTTTGAACAAGATAATCGCCAACGTGAAAAGCTAGGCTTACCAACGCGTCAGCTTGACGAACGATTCCTTGCAGCACTTAAAGCAGGGGTGCCAAATTGTGCAGGCGTAGCCTTAGGCGTGGATCGTTTAATTATGATTGCACTAGGCGCTGAAAATATCAGTGAGGTTATTTCATTTAATATAGAAAACGCATAG
- the frdA gene encoding fumarate reductase (quinol) flavoprotein subunit has product MQTVNVDIAIVGAGGGGLRAAIAAAQANPNLKIALVSKVYPMRSHTVAAEGGAAAVIKEEDSYDKHFHDTVAGGDWLCEQDVVEYFVEHSPVEMTQLERWGCPWSRKQDGDVNVRRFGGMKIERTWFAADKTGFHLLHTLFQTSMQFPQIQRFDEHFVLDILVDDGHARGMVAMNMMEGTLVQINANAVIIATGGGCRAFRFNTNGGIVTGDGLSMAYRHGVPLRDMEFVQYHPTGLPNTGILMTEGCRGEGGILVNKDGYRYLQDYGLGPETPIGKPENKYMELGPRDKVSQAFWQEWRKGNTLKTAKGVDVVHLDLRHLGEKYLHERLPFICELANAYEGVDPAKAPIPVRPVVHYTMGGIEVDFNSETRIKGLFAVGECASSGLHGANRLGSNSLAELVVLGRVAGEYAAKRATEAAPANQTAVDAQARDVIQRLEDLYNQEGTESWSQIRDEMGDSMEEGCGIYRTQESMQQTVDKIAELKERYKRIRIADRSSVFNTNVLYTVELGYILDVAQSIANSAIERKESRGAHQRLDYTERDDVNYLKHTLAFYNEDGMPRIEYSPVRITKSQPAKRVYGAEAEAQEAAAKAKEQTNG; this is encoded by the coding sequence GTGCAAACTGTTAATGTCGATATTGCAATTGTTGGCGCTGGTGGCGGTGGTTTACGAGCGGCAATTGCAGCAGCACAGGCAAATCCAAACCTTAAAATTGCCTTAGTTTCAAAAGTTTACCCTATGCGTAGCCATACTGTGGCTGCAGAAGGAGGCGCCGCTGCAGTAATCAAGGAAGAAGACTCTTATGATAAACATTTCCACGATACCGTAGCTGGGGGCGATTGGTTATGTGAACAAGACGTGGTGGAATACTTTGTAGAACATTCCCCTGTTGAGATGACGCAATTAGAACGCTGGGGCTGCCCTTGGAGCCGTAAACAAGACGGTGATGTGAACGTGCGCCGTTTCGGTGGTATGAAAATTGAACGTACTTGGTTCGCTGCCGATAAAACAGGTTTCCACTTGTTACATACCCTTTTCCAAACTTCAATGCAATTCCCGCAAATTCAACGCTTTGATGAGCATTTCGTGTTAGATATTCTTGTTGATGACGGCCACGCTCGTGGTATGGTGGCAATGAATATGATGGAAGGCACATTGGTGCAAATCAATGCCAATGCGGTGATTATCGCAACCGGTGGTGGTTGTCGTGCATTCCGCTTCAATACCAACGGCGGTATTGTAACAGGTGATGGTTTATCAATGGCGTATCGCCACGGTGTGCCATTGCGTGATATGGAATTCGTACAATATCACCCAACTGGTTTACCAAATACTGGGATTTTAATGACAGAGGGTTGTCGTGGTGAAGGTGGTATTTTGGTCAATAAAGACGGTTACCGCTATTTACAAGATTATGGTCTAGGCCCTGAAACGCCAATCGGTAAACCTGAAAATAAATATATGGAATTAGGCCCGCGTGATAAAGTGTCGCAAGCGTTCTGGCAAGAATGGCGTAAAGGCAACACCTTAAAAACCGCAAAAGGCGTGGACGTGGTTCACCTTGACTTACGTCATTTAGGTGAAAAATATTTGCACGAACGTTTACCATTTATTTGTGAACTTGCTAACGCTTATGAGGGTGTTGATCCTGCCAAAGCACCAATTCCTGTGCGCCCTGTTGTGCATTACACAATGGGTGGTATTGAAGTGGACTTCAACAGCGAAACTCGTATTAAAGGTTTATTTGCTGTGGGTGAATGTGCTTCATCAGGCTTGCACGGTGCGAACCGTTTAGGTTCTAACTCACTTGCTGAATTAGTGGTATTAGGCCGTGTTGCGGGTGAATATGCAGCAAAACGTGCTACTGAAGCCGCACCTGCCAACCAAACAGCGGTAGATGCACAAGCGCGCGATGTAATCCAACGTTTAGAAGATTTATATAACCAAGAGGGGACTGAATCTTGGTCACAAATCCGTGATGAAATGGGCGATTCAATGGAAGAAGGTTGTGGTATTTATCGTACCCAAGAAAGTATGCAACAAACCGTTGATAAAATTGCTGAACTAAAAGAACGTTATAAACGCATTCGCATTGCTGATCGCTCAAGCGTGTTCAACACCAATGTACTTTATACCGTGGAATTGGGTTACATTTTAGATGTAGCACAATCTATTGCGAATTCAGCCATTGAGCGTAAAGAATCTCGTGGTGCTCACCAACGCTTAGACTACACAGAACGTGATGATGTGAATTACTTAAAACACACTTTGGCTTTCTACAATGAAGATGGTATGCCACGTATTGAATACAGCCCAGTAAGAATCACAAAATCTCAACCTGCAAAACGTGTTTATGGTGCGGAAGCTGAAGCACAAGAAGCGGCAGCGAAAGCTAAGGAGCAAACAAATGGCTAA
- a CDS encoding succinate dehydrogenase/fumarate reductase iron-sulfur subunit produces the protein MANQAMMNIEVLRYNPEVDKEPYLRTYQVPYDSQTSLLDALGYIKDKLEPELSYRWSCRMAICGSCGMMVNDKPKLACKTFLRDYSGHMRIEPLANFPIERDLVVDLSHFIESLESIKPYIIGNEAPPLDGKPHPSAELAKSRTKQTPAQLEKYRQFSMCINCGLCYAACPQFGLNPEFVGPAAITLAHRYNLDNRDHGKAERMKILNGDNGVWSCTFVGYCSEVCPKHVNPASAVNQGKIESAKDYVFAMLKPQN, from the coding sequence ATGGCTAATCAAGCAATGATGAATATTGAGGTTCTGCGTTATAACCCAGAAGTAGATAAAGAACCTTATTTAAGAACTTACCAAGTGCCTTATGATAGCCAAACCTCATTGTTAGATGCACTTGGTTATATTAAAGATAAACTTGAGCCTGAATTGTCTTACCGCTGGTCTTGTCGTATGGCAATTTGTGGTTCGTGTGGAATGATGGTAAACGATAAGCCTAAACTCGCTTGTAAAACTTTCTTGCGTGATTACAGCGGTCATATGCGTATTGAACCATTGGCTAACTTCCCAATTGAGCGTGATTTAGTGGTGGATCTCAGCCACTTTATCGAAAGTTTAGAAAGCATTAAGCCTTATATTATCGGTAATGAAGCGCCGCCATTAGATGGCAAACCGCACCCATCGGCGGAATTAGCGAAAAGCCGTACTAAGCAAACACCAGCACAATTAGAGAAATATCGTCAATTCTCAATGTGTATCAACTGTGGTTTATGCTATGCCGCTTGCCCACAATTCGGCTTAAATCCAGAATTTGTCGGCCCTGCTGCAATTACATTGGCACATCGCTATAACCTTGATAATCGCGATCATGGTAAAGCTGAACGAATGAAAATTCTTAACGGCGATAACGGGGTGTGGAGCTGTACATTCGTGGGTTACTGTTCTGAAGTGTGTCCAAAACACGTTAATCCAGCCTCCGCAGTGAACCAAGGCAAAATCGAAAGTGCGAAAGACTACGTTTTTGCAATGTTAAAACCGCAAAACTAA
- the frdC gene encoding fumarate reductase subunit FrdC codes for MTTVTASKRKKYVREVKPTWWKKLDFYKFYVLRESTAVPTLWFCLELFYGLICLGNGTFATNFVHFLQNPIVVILNIITLGAVLLNSYTFFNMAPQMANIIVKNERLDAKLISRVFWGITAFVSIITLILV; via the coding sequence ATGACAACAGTAACCGCAAGCAAACGCAAAAAATATGTGCGTGAAGTGAAACCAACTTGGTGGAAAAAGTTAGATTTTTACAAATTCTATGTATTGCGTGAAAGCACAGCCGTTCCAACCCTATGGTTTTGTTTAGAGCTATTTTACGGCTTAATTTGCCTAGGCAATGGCACATTCGCCACAAATTTTGTTCATTTCTTACAAAACCCAATCGTGGTGATTTTAAACATCATCACCCTTGGTGCAGTGCTATTAAATAGCTACACGTTCTTTAATATGGCACCACAAATGGCCAATATTATTGTGAAAAATGAACGCCTAGATGCCAAATTGATCTCTCGTGTATTCTGGGGGATTACCGCTTTCGTTAGCATTATTACCTTAATTCTCGTATAG
- the frdD gene encoding fumarate reductase subunit FrdD codes for MNKQNPKRSNEPVVWLLFGAGGAISAVFFPVLVLILGFLLPFGLVSPDNIIAFAGTWIGKLALLALLIFPAWCGIHRVHLGLHDFKVHIPAAGVIFYGLATLFSILTIFAVWHI; via the coding sequence ATGAATAAACAAAATCCAAAACGTTCGAATGAACCTGTTGTATGGTTATTATTTGGTGCGGGCGGTGCAATCAGTGCCGTATTCTTCCCTGTTCTTGTGCTGATTTTAGGCTTTTTACTTCCATTTGGATTGGTTTCACCAGACAATATCATCGCATTTGCAGGCACTTGGATAGGAAAATTAGCACTCCTTGCATTACTAATCTTCCCTGCTTGGTGTGGCATTCACCGTGTTCACCTAGGTTTGCACGATTTTAAAGTACATATTCCAGCCGCAGGCGTGATTTTCTACGGACTCGCTACGCTATTTTCAATCTTAACCATTTTTGCCGTATGGCATATTTAA
- the rlmKL gene encoding bifunctional 23S rRNA (guanine(2069)-N(7))-methyltransferase RlmK/23S rRNA (guanine(2445)-N(2))-methyltransferase RlmL — protein MKKLFATTARGFEELLKTELSELGAQECQIAQGGVHYLADEETLYRTLLWSRLSSRILLPLAQSKIYNDLDLYSTVIGQNWLDIFDERCQFLVDFNGTNREIRHTQFGAMRVKDGIVDYFERQGKARPSVDKDNPDIRIHAYLNRDDFILSLDLSGDALHLRGYREDTGAAPLRETLAAAIVLRSGWQQGTPLVDPMCGSGTLLIEAAQMEAQIAPQLHRLHWGFDFWKGHNPQAWQKVKDEAIALAEQGSQQAQAHFYGFDLDHRVLQKAQRNAKNAGVAHLIQWKQGDVAALKNPTEEKGTLICNPPYGERLGTTPALIALYSVFGQRLKQQFGGWNASIFSAEPALLDCLRLRSHRQFKAKNGPLDCVQKNYQIAEKPLNQIESAVQNSQISSAENLPVAQDFANRLQKNSKKIEKWAKQQGINAYRLYDADLPEYNVAVDRYLDHIVVQEYAAPKNIDENKARQRLLDAVTATLAVTGVETNKLVLKVRQKQKGTNQYEKLANKGDYFYVEEYGAKLWVNLTDYLDTGLFLDHRLTRKMLGEMSQGKDFLNLFAYTGSATVHAALGGAKSTTTVDMSNTYLNWAEQNLILNDIKGKQHKLIQSDCLQWLEKCDRQFDLIFVDPPTFSNSKRMENSWDVQRDHIQLFTHLKRILRPNGTIVFSNNKQKFKMDFDGIANLGLSAVEISAKTLPLDFERNKHIHNCWLVTFAK, from the coding sequence ATGAAAAAATTATTTGCCACCACCGCCCGTGGCTTTGAAGAATTATTAAAAACCGAACTCAGCGAACTTGGCGCACAAGAATGTCAAATTGCGCAAGGGGGCGTACATTATTTAGCCGATGAAGAAACCCTTTACCGCACGCTGTTGTGGTCAAGACTCAGCTCGCGCATTTTACTGCCTTTGGCACAAAGCAAAATTTATAACGATTTGGATCTTTACTCTACCGTCATCGGGCAAAATTGGCTGGATATTTTTGACGAACGCTGCCAATTTTTGGTGGATTTTAACGGCACAAACCGTGAAATTCGTCATACTCAATTTGGCGCAATGCGTGTAAAAGACGGCATTGTGGATTATTTTGAGCGTCAAGGCAAAGCCCGCCCGAGCGTGGATAAAGACAATCCTGATATTCGCATTCACGCCTATTTAAACCGTGATGATTTCATTCTTTCCCTTGATTTAAGTGGCGATGCTTTGCATTTGCGTGGCTATCGTGAAGACACAGGCGCTGCGCCATTGCGTGAAACCTTGGCGGCGGCCATTGTGCTGCGTTCAGGCTGGCAACAAGGCACGCCGCTGGTTGATCCAATGTGCGGCTCAGGCACGTTGTTAATTGAAGCGGCACAAATGGAAGCTCAAATTGCACCGCAGTTGCACCGTTTGCATTGGGGCTTTGATTTCTGGAAAGGGCATAATCCGCAAGCTTGGCAAAAAGTGAAAGATGAAGCCATCGCCCTTGCCGAGCAAGGCTCACAGCAGGCTCAAGCCCATTTTTATGGCTTTGATTTAGATCACCGCGTGTTACAAAAAGCGCAACGCAACGCTAAAAATGCCGGTGTTGCTCATTTAATCCAGTGGAAACAAGGCGATGTGGCAGCGCTGAAAAATCCAACGGAAGAAAAAGGTACGCTAATTTGTAATCCGCCTTATGGCGAACGCTTAGGCACAACCCCAGCACTTATTGCCCTGTATTCCGTGTTTGGGCAACGCTTAAAACAGCAATTCGGTGGTTGGAACGCGTCTATTTTTAGTGCTGAACCTGCTTTGCTGGATTGCTTGCGATTACGCTCTCATCGCCAATTTAAAGCGAAAAATGGCCCGCTAGATTGTGTGCAGAAAAACTATCAGATTGCTGAAAAGCCGTTAAACCAAATAGAAAGTGCGGTACAAAATTCGCAAATTTCTTCCGCAGAAAATCTGCCCGTTGCGCAAGATTTTGCTAACCGCTTACAAAAAAATAGCAAGAAAATCGAAAAATGGGCGAAACAGCAAGGCATTAATGCGTACCGCCTTTATGATGCTGATCTGCCTGAATATAACGTGGCGGTGGATCGCTATTTAGATCATATTGTGGTGCAAGAATACGCCGCGCCAAAAAATATTGATGAAAACAAAGCCCGTCAGCGTTTGCTTGATGCGGTAACCGCCACCCTTGCCGTAACAGGCGTGGAAACCAATAAATTGGTGCTAAAAGTTCGCCAAAAACAAAAAGGCACAAATCAATATGAAAAATTGGCCAACAAAGGCGATTATTTCTATGTGGAAGAATATGGCGCGAAACTTTGGGTGAATTTAACCGATTATTTAGACACAGGGCTATTTTTGGATCACCGCTTAACCCGCAAAATGTTGGGTGAAATGTCACAAGGCAAAGATTTCCTAAATTTGTTTGCTTACACCGGCTCTGCCACCGTTCACGCCGCACTAGGTGGAGCAAAATCCACCACTACGGTGGATATGTCTAACACTTATCTCAACTGGGCAGAACAAAATTTAATTTTAAATGACATCAAAGGCAAACAGCACAAATTGATCCAAAGCGATTGTCTACAATGGCTAGAAAAATGCGACCGCCAATTTGATTTGATTTTCGTTGATCCCCCTACGTTCTCCAATTCTAAACGAATGGAAAATAGCTGGGACGTGCAGCGCGATCACATTCAATTATTCACCCACTTAAAACGCATTTTACGCCCCAACGGCACAATTGTGTTTTCCAACAATAAACAAAAATTCAAAATGGATTTTGACGGCATCGCTAATCTCGGTCTAAGTGCGGTAGAAATTTCCGCCAAAACCTTGCCATTAGATTTTGAACGTAATAAACACATTCATAATTGTTGGTTAGTAACGTTCGCCAAATAA